The segment atttttctcttttttttcttttaagtttcttcATGCACGACTTTTGGATTGTTTAGCCTCCAGCTCAGCTCTGTGAACCAACACAACACCATCCTTCTTGATTAAGTACACGCTGTGCCTTGCCGACATCGACACCAGAACATTTCTCATGAAAGGTACGTGAGGCCTGagtcacaaaatttaaaaaaatgaaatgaaccaGAAAAGGTATCTTGGGGATATGGCTAATTTCAAGGCAGtgcttttaggggaaaaaaataggcatttttaGGCTTTCCATGCATTAACGCTTTCcacttctgattcttttttttttttttaattctttatctgtaacttagaaataattttgtgaaGCTTTTCCAGCAGATTTAACGAGTGGCTTCTGACAGGGATAAGCTCTAAACTCTGAATGCAAAATGAATTTACCAGGTTAAATTATGAACAACATAATATTAGCTAGCCCTGAAGTAAATAGAGAATGCCAAGTATTAGGGACAATGCAtacaagtgttttttaaaaatttaccatttgtGTTGTGACACCCCAAATCACCTAGATTAGTAATTTGACACATTGCACTGTCTGTTAGTGACTTTTTGGGAGTGTTAATGTTAATGCCAAATCTCCTAACGTGAAATTGTTTTAGGGTAAATGCCAATAAGCAGTAATTTTTGGTATGAGAAAGCATAATGTTCTTGTAAAAAATGGTGGCTTATATCATAATTTAATGTACTGTGAAATGAATCCAGGTCCCCAAGCTATTTCCCATACATCACACCAGGTCCGGAGCGCTCTTACGTCTTCTCTTccgtatataaaaaaaaaacctctacaaAGCTACAAGCAACCGGACATTACTTAGGTGGAAAAGGCACTGAGATGAACCGAAGGGCACATTTCCGAGCACTATTGTGGCAATGACAGaagatgctaagtgaaagactCTGGGCCTAGACAAACTTTCATTTGATTTCTGACTGGGATACTTACTAGCTTTAATACCTGGAGAAAATAACATTATTAACAGACCTTAAGTTTTCTTCTCTGCTCAATGGGAATCATATTATCTTGTGATTCTTGTTgagaaagtaaaagtaaatgcCTGTTATGTAAGCCCATAAAACACAACTTGATGCCTGCTGATGTCTTCCTACTCTGGATCCCTAAACTTCTTTGCGGAATTAAGAAATAAGCGGTAAGTCCACTTGACTGGGACAGGAATGGTAAAGGAGAAAACTTATAGATAATTTCACTAATGAATAAATTATACCATATAAAAATTTGGGTATTAGGGCAAGTTCTGAtgggaatattttcattttccagtgtTTCATTGGCAAGGTGATTGGGTTATCAAACTAAAGAACGTTTTAGATTCTCTCTCATTGTGTTGCTTTTCAGAACTTCAGCTCCTgcctttggtttttttgtttgtttgtttgtttattttattttcatttaggtaTACTAGGTCTTTTTATTTAGGCAATCACACATAAGCAGCAGTATTatagtatacattttttaataataattttttattatgttatgctagttaCCATAccgtatatccttagtttttgatgtagtgtttcatgattcattatttgctctgcctttgttttttaaatcatcactGCATCTCTGTTTCACTACAGCTTCTCAGACCACTCCATGGAATTTGATTTCTGGGATCTTAGGAGTAACATGCCTTTTGTTGATGGCTACTATGGGAATTTTGTTGAAAAATTGTAAGTTTTTCTAGGCAAGTTCATATAAAGAATGGTGAAACCATTCAgtaataaatgtttcattttactaatgtgtaatattttatcatttcataaGCTTGTATCtaatgaagtaattttttaatcatttcttacAGTATATTCTAAACAAAGTATTCAGCGAACATTTTCTCCAGATGCAATCACAGAACTCCAGAAAGGTAGGTTCCATATTTTGGAAAACCTTAGTGTTGGTAGAGGATAAAATAGAcagtttcataattttctcaCACAGAGCATGATGGAATAGTATACTTAGTAATACGAGTTTACCTACTAATTGTTGGAGAGACATGTTTCATTATTCTCTAATGTAAAAAGCTTTAAATTACATTGAATATGcatcatttacatatttaagtaataaggaaaatattagcctgaaatgacattttttttctatatggatGCTCAGGTTTAAGTAACAAATCAAAAATAAGTTACAGTAAATACTACTGTATATCTCTACTTTTATATCTCTTTACCTTTGCTTCTGCTTCTTGCACAACTCAGAATATAGTGCACAGATTTCTGTAGTTTTAAACCCTACTTATCCAGTGAAAGCCAGCTCAAAGTTcaattttttaaggtatttttttccaaatggtctCCAAATTGTCTCACCATCTTCTGTGGTCatatttatctatcttttttCCTTAGCATTTTTATCCATCCCTGTTGAGATATTATTGACATGTAATGTTGTATAAGTTTAAAGTAATCAACaagttgatttgatacacttttATGTTGCAATATGATCACCACCATAACATTAGCTAATATctctatcatgtcacataattaccagtTCTTTTTTTACTCTGAAAGCATTCAAGATCTACTTTTTTAGCCCTTGTgggtatataatacagtattgctaactaTAATAATAACTCTGTGCACTAGagccccagaacttattcaccttctaactggaagttcgtcccctttgaccaacatctctccgTTTACCTCACTCTCCAGCTCCTGTAATGACCATTCCACCCTACACTTCAGAACCATTCACTTGACAAGGATTTGAGTGTCTACCCTGTGCCTTGACTTTTATCACCAAGGATAGTAAATGTTCACGACGCTATCACTGGTTAACTGTCATATTAGACTTCAAGCTAATTGTTTTAtctctattttgaaaataaaatatccaaacaTTGGAATTCTCCAATTTGTGCTATATTCTTTTCTGACTCACaaaatatgctaaaatattttcctttaaatatctctttcttcTAGTTTACTCCTATTTGCACAACAGAGCTCGATTTGGGGTTACTTCCTAAAAAAGTTTCTTTAGCCACCTTCCAATTTACACTCCGCTACCCCATGTTTTAATAAACTGACTTATTCCTGTGTATACTTACCAAAATCATCATTATATATAATTGATACATGATTGGAAATTATATAGCTCTGACTCTATATCTAGGATATAATCTGTATTAGGAAAAAGAGTTGTGTCTCACTAGTTCACATTAATAGCCCCTGAAATATGGTATGAGTAGGAGATTCTCAAAGAATATTTGTGGAAAATAgtgaagaaataacaaatgatttTTGAATGAGTAAATAGCATTGAAATAATTGAATGTCAtagtcatgttttgtttttttctcttaggcTCTAGCTGTTGTTCGTGCCCAGAAAAGTGGATTGGGGACCAATGCAACTGCTATTTCTTTTCTGGCGAAttaaaaacctggaaagaaaGTCGTGATTTCTGTGCTTCTCAGAATTCCAGTCTATTGCAGATTCAAAATGGAGAGAAATTGGCATGTATTTAATTCTGgtttcctacattttctttgaCCTAGGAAAATATGCTCTTTAAGctgaatattttgattttctttaattatagtAAATGGATGGTTGTTATTTGAACTAATGACTTACTAGTTTGTCATATCTTGAAACAATCATTATAAAACCTACATGAAATTTCTATAAGGTTTATATTATAGgattaaaaatcaatttacatTCCAGATAAAGTACAAAGAATGTTTTGGAAAGAATTCAAAGAATGAATAATAGgccattatttttattcagagaCTAATAAAACAactttgtaatttttagtttgttaattgaatttataatttcttttgtacttttataTCTTTTGTCATCATTCTGGGATATAATGTGTGATAAGTGTGGAGAGTATGATCGAAAAATTACGCACcttaagaaaaagtgaaaaatttctTTAGCTGCATGAAGAACCTATCCTGAGTATAAGTTAAGTAGACTATAGCTATAAAATTCATTCTCAAGATACTGTTGATGTGGGATCAAATTTGATCGTAATATTCTTTAAAAGAGGTGTTCCATGAAAAcacttccttctgttttttattcctttaagaaGTGATATTTTGTGGCATtcatttatatatcataaatgaatatttgtggaaattagtgaataaataacataaggaagaaaaggaagaaatgtgagGCATGTGACTATACtttcaataaagaagaaaatatgaggcATATGACTATACCTTCTAACTGgacattaaaaatgatttcagttCATGTGATTAAAAAGCTAAATTTGATGCTGacactttcttaaaaatacattattccCAGAATGGACTCAGATTTGATTAATATGTTTGTCTCTGTTTCCAATCAGCATTTTGCGATCTCCAGTACATATTATTACTGGATTGGACTCTCTTACCATAAAGAACGTAGTGCCTGGTTGTGGGAAGATGGCTCCACTGTCTCCCAAGATCTGTAAGTTTCTGGCAGCCAAGGTCCTCTtagtccctttctttctttctttctttctttctttctttctttctttcttttctttctttctttctttctttctttctttctttctttctttcttccttccttccttccttccttccttccttccttctttctttctttctttctttctttctttctttctttctttctttctttctttcctttctttctttctttctttcgtcttTTTAGTTCTTTATGAGTTTGTCTGTAGATCTCACCAGAGACTGTAACATCTGGGAGCACTATAGCTAGGATAAACTCTCTACGGCCTGAAAAGAGAGGAGAGCTAACAATTTTAGCTGCCTCTAGATCATCCAAATTTATGCTCAAGTGACATGAAGTTCGTGTGCTTGTGACCGTAAAACAacttttgacctttttttttgccttgtataAGCACTTGAATGCTTACATGCATGTGTAGATGTTTACCTTCACAGACGCTGTCCAGGGAAAATAGCATAGTCgttattttctttactcttcttGAGCCTGTTATTTTCAGCATAGTCCCATGTTTCaaatattcttctcatttttattcataCACATTGGATGTGCAGCATCAGACAGTGATGAATCTTATGCTTGGATTTGTTTTCCCAGACTAGATTATCCAGTACATCTGTAAACAAAACACCATATATCAAAACCATGaataataacagcaaaaacaTAAAATCCTTGGCCTTAATGCTGTTGATTATTGAGGCAATAGCTGAGTTTTTGTAATACTGTGCTCTGAAATTGTGAAAACATGGCTCTTGAATAAAAATCGATTGACTCAATATGTTAAAATCTCATCATACgtgctttaaaaattctaacatttaataaaaaacacTATCTCTGAatattctcatttccttttctcatatgttcatgttttatttttcattacagaTTGCCATTAGTTCAAGGATTAAGGAAGGAGAAATGTGTAATGTATAGCTCAGCCCGAAGTGTTTTGGATGAACCCTGTGAAGAGAAGTATCGTTTCATATGTGAACGAAAGCTTATTTAGCTGTTTCTTGGAGTGAAGGGGTGGGCAGTAGAAGATTCAGTAGTACTAAGAACATGACTTTACCTCTTGTATTATTGCTAATTATCTACTTCTGGAATctgtaaaatgtttcaaattagGTCTTATGGtacaattttcatatatttgaaatcaTGTGTCTTAAAATTGGTGAAATTTTTGTACCTATATCTGCAATAACAATGCATCAAGGTAAAGAATTTCAGGACTAGTGTGATTTAATGCGTATGttcaatattaaatttaatatgtttttatgcACATattcttgtaaattttctttgcagaaattcaaataaaataatttgcatcAAAGAATCTATATCAGTGTCATTTCAGTTCTTTGTAAGGCGTAGTAAATTGGGAAGTCCCAtagtcattttacttttcttgaaCTTAGTTCTTTCTATATGTTTTAACTTAGAGCTTAAAGTGTCATATGACAGCTTCCTCATGTGTATCATCGGACTTTAGAGCGGAACATATTTATGTTCTTCTCTTGATGCTCTTGAGTTCTATACAGTAATTATGAATCTTTGTCCAAAAAGGTGGTTCCCGTGTGTTTACTTTTAGATTTTTGCAAGGGTAAGTGGAATCCAAGACTGATCACAGAAATTTGCAATACTCCTTTTTTTTACTCTACGCATCTTTCTTGCCTTATGCTTATCCATTGGTAAAAAGCCACTGAGATGTAAATTGAAGATCTTAATCTCTAATCAACCCAAGCCTTTTTCCTAAAAGTTATGTGTGAAATACTGAACAATTCCCTTTTAATGTCGTGGAGGGAGCAACCCATTTAACTGAGGGGGTTCTGAGTGTGTCAGAGAAGGGGTGGGAACCTAATAAGGTCTAATGCCTGCGACCTGGATGGGGCTTTCCTAATCTCACAGATATCAAAATCcaattccctttttaaaaactattgcatatacttctttaaaaatttatattgactttttttgtttctatttcagtTAAATTATAATAAGAGCctcaaattgatttttaataaagacCTAGGCAGAGAAAAATGCCTGTGTATTTTAGttcttaaaatataagtataataaggggcatttgggtggctcagttggttaagtgtctgccttctgctcaggtcatgatcccagggttctgggatcaagccccacatcgggctccctactcagaggggagtctgcttctccctctccctctgctgctccccctgcttgtgctctcttgctctctctatcaaataaataaataaaatcttaaaaaatatatatatatatacgtatgtataatAAGACTACAAACTGCACTCCTCATATTCTTGTATGAAGATTAGGAAACATGCACTTAagttatattatgaaaaatataagacaatataaatacaatatttagcTTGGACTAGAAGGACACACATTGTACTTTctggatatttaaaatgttttggctttggggcacctgcatggctttgtcagttaagggtctgactcctgattttggctcaggtcatgatctcacagtcgtgggatcaagtcccacgttggactccacattcagcagggagtctgctagagattctctccttccctcaccctctctcctcGTCcttactctctaaaataaataaatcaatctctaAAATGTTTTCGCTTTGTTGTCCatgtaaattcaaaataatatatttttaattaaattaaaaaatagcatagataaacataatgaaaatcaATAGTTTTCTGTCCCAATTATCCCAtctccctgtcctcttcccaTAATGCAATTtcctctgggttttttgtttgcttttctactTGGGGTGGTTTTCTCTGTAGTGAACCAAGGATGGtctattttttatcattttgtccaGGATGAATCTCAGGTGTTTTCATTTAGCCACACCCAAGTATAGCTTCAAGTTGTTACTTTTCATATCATCACCCTATGAGGTGCCCAAAGCCCTATCTGCCTTTATTCTGAGAACTCATGAAAATTCATTAAGATTGCAAGAgcaatgaggaaacagaaggtgCTAAATATGATGGGTGATATCTAATTTCAGAGAGTAATCTATGTCAAAAATTGTCTCTACTGAGAGGAAAATACCCGTAGCCTCCCAATGATAGCTCAGGTGTATTTTTCAATTCCCATATCATTTCAGGGCATTTATGACGGAAAGTCCTGGATTGAAAGGAAGATATTAGTCCTCCACAGTACTGTGTCTTTCTCACAGCATGATCCCATCAAGTTAGTGACACTGAATCCATGATCACCAGACCCGTTTTACTTTTATtagtcttcctcttccttcatccTGAAAATGTCTTTGTCATCATTGGGATAGGAAAGACTTCTTTCATATAAAGGTCTTTCTATTAAATATCTCTTTTCTAATGTgatttctgatatattttctggggagaaacattatttttcttttgttctttgttataAAATGGGCTAATGCACATGGAAGGATCTAGGTGAGTGAAAATCTCAGTGTTGAATGTAAAACTAATGAAAGAGGGTGAGGGAatgtctctccccccccccaataacaaaataatattgcCAAGAGTCAACTTATCCTTCCTTAATTTTATCCCATTACCTAAGCATGTTACTCTGAGTGTATTGGTGCATAAGAAGTTATGATAAATTTAGAAACTTTAAACAGCACGTGATTGTATGTCATAGCATTTATGGATCAGGAGCTGAGCATAGCTTAGTCCTTAGCTCAGGGCTTCACAAGGCTGGAATCAAAGTCATGCCCACATTGAATTCTCATCCAAAACTGAGTCCTCTTCCAAGTTTATTCAGGCTGATGGCAGAATTTAGTTCCTTGGGACTGTAGAACTGAGACCCTTGCCTCCCAGTGGCTACCCCTCCTCATAGACAGTCACACCACTCATGCTTTCTTCTTCAAGGCCAGAAGGAGGgcactcctctccctctctcctctagggtctttttaaagtattcaacTGATTAGGTCAGCTGTACCCACAATAGTTTCTCTTTTGGGTAACTGAAAATTGACTAATTTAGAACCTCAGTTACATTTGAGAAATAACCTAATTTCTCCATTTAATGTAATAGAATCACAGAACAACATCCCATCATCTTCATAAATCCCACTGAAATTCAAAGGCACATGATTAAGCATATGCGTGGGAATTTTGAGGTCATCTTAGAGCTGCCTACTGTACCAACATAGCCCTAAAAAATATGCTGTAAGTGCTACTGCATTGTTTATCGAATTTAAACATTGCCTTTTGATTCCTGGTAAGGTAACTAAGAACTGAATTCATATATGCCAGGACAAATAATAcgtctaaaattttttttctaatatattaatTCGTAGTTCCTCCACTACGGACATCTAAATTTGCCTATTAAAGCCAAAGTTTTTGTATAGCTGGATTGAGAAAGCTCTTTGCTTATCTCCAAGGATGCTTGAGAGTTGGTTTTTGACTCTTGGCCATGTAGGGCAGTGAGCTAGCTAACTAAGTAActaagttagttaacataaaacTAACTAACATAAAAACTTATGGTAAGTTTTCTAAAGTTCAAACTTCCTGTGTGGAACTTAGaacaaatttgtttatttataactCATACTTGTGATAATTAGTTATATATCCTGTCTCTGTTGTACAATCAGACTATGCAGGGAACTTCTGTCTGAGCTCTCCTAAAACCTAGTTTATTCATATGAGAAGCAGCCCAAATATCAGCAGTTTCACTCAGGGATGAATCATGCTTTTGTGGAAGTAAGAGCATTGGAAGCTTGTTCCTGAATGGCTTTTTGGTCCCCAACTGCTTATTTGAATTTTCTGCTCCTGTATAttacttgcctttttaaaaagctttatatgGGTATGCTTATTAAAGCCTTATGATTTCTTTCAATTATCTAAACCTGGAAATCTTTGGAACACTTAAacctcctttttcatttccataattttggaccttttgaattttttctctttatatcttaGTGTAGGGGTTAGAAAGCTTTCTCTGAAGAACGggatggtaaatattttcaactttgtgaGCCAGTCTCTGTTGAACTATTCAACGCCCCCATGGTAGTGCAAATGAAGACATTGATAATACATAAATGAAGGGTTTGGCTGTGTTACAAAAgaacttcatttataaaaacagatggtGGGATAAATTTAGTCTATAGGtcatagtttgccaatccctgccaaagtggttaaaatgagaatatatagGCACCAACCTTACTCTCCACTTTGCCTTATCACATCTTAGCAGTTGTAAATGTACTTATAAAGTTTGCTGTACAAAACCAGTTGTGTCTTATATTATCAGTTCATTGTAAAAGGTGAAAATCCATAAGGTATGTGTGTTAGCCAACCTTCAAGGTGTCTGCCGATGATCCCTATCTTCTCGTGTACATTCCGTTGTATAATTTCCTTCCATGTTGTACCAGGGTTGATCTGTGTCACCAATGGAATATATAGGAAATGATAATACGCCATTTCTAAGGCTAGACCATAAAAGGTAGCAtggcttcttcctcttttctctctcctgtatCACTTGATCTGGAGGAAGCCAACTACTGTATCATGAGAAACCCTCTTGCAAGAACCATGTGATGAAGAACTAAAGTCTCTTATGTACAGTGAGCAAGGAAATGAAGCCCAACTTCAGGTAATGAGACTTCCTCTTCCTTGACAGCCTTTTGACTCTCCAGCCTTAGACAAGCTTTCAGATGACGTAGTCCCAGCCAGGATCTTGATGGAAACCTCATGAGAAATCTTGAACCAAATTCATTCTGCTAAGTTGTTCCAAGATTCCTAACCCTCAGAAAATGTGTGATATAATACCTGCTtatttttaagctactaagtGCTGAAATAATGTATTATGTAACAACAGATATTTCACATTTTGGTACCAGAAGAAAGGAACTACCATAAAGAATCAAACAAACGGAATGCTTGAGCCATGAGAGTGGATGGAAGCTGGGAGGCCTGGAAACACGGAAAGCTTCTGCCTgcacctctcctcccctccaatGCCCAGCTTGAGCTCTCACTGGCTGGCAAGTCCAAGCCACCTTACTTGTCTTCATTTTTGGAGACACTTTTCCATTCACTGTAATTTTAGTTGTTCATTGTGGAAAATTTGGGAACCAAAAACCAGATATCTATAGCCACAAGCAAAAAgtgaatatatgtatatgacatgtgtcatatatataaaacagtacacatatgtatatgcagGAATTAGTGTTTGTCCACCCTTTATCGTGAAATACAACACACTTACAGTGCATGAAGCAGAAGTTGTGCGGTTTAGCCAATAGTCATCACACGCCTGCCATACCACAGAAAACACCAGAGATGGTCTTTTGGGGTCACCCCCTGTGCTGTCCAGTGGCCCCCATCCTGATTCTGGGCGTACCATTTCCTTGTTGTTTTTTGTAGTTTACTATATAAATATGCAACCCTGAACAGGTTAGTCTGGCTTACTTTTGAGCTGTATGTTAATGAAACttcccatttatgtaaaaaaaaaaaaaaagacagaagctACTAGTGAGGGCTTACAGGGAAGTGAGAAACATGTTAGAAACTGGAGTAACAGGAATTCTTAACATTTAGTGGTGTCAAGTTTAACATCACTGTAATAATGTGGAAGGTAGAAGATGTGCCTAGTAAATTGAGGGAACAAGCTAAAGTCATCTCCAGACAGATTATCGAAGTTAgggcctgctttcttcctcttgcttATGTTGCAATCAATAGGAGACCTATAAACTAATGGAAGGCCTTAAAACAAGGAGCCAGAATGCACTGGCTTGGAAGATTCTCGAGCTTGTTtaaaagtcaagaaaagaaaaaaataaagctaaattcTGAGCGAATATCAAATCCAGGGTGCTGTCAGGAAAGCACAGTATAAAGCAAAAGCTATGGGTCTAACTGTAAAATGCTCCATTAAGGttacaaaaaaagcaaagatggtGCCTCAGTTCAGTAAAACAGAAGATCTATGAAGAGTGTCCTTCAACAAACCTTCTAGGAACCTTGAAATTTTTCCTCAGTCATTTCAGCAGGAGCTCTCCACAGAGAAGCTCAAAGAGGTGTATGTGTTTGGGCTTTTGGGAATGAGGTGAATCCCAATAAAATTCATAGGAGactctaaaacattttaaaataattatataagcAGAAGCCTGGCCAGTTCGAATGGAAAAGGACAGTGAcagtaaaaatacatacatacacacaatacaaacacacgtatacatatatgtacaaacATACATAAATGGGAATCTTGGTCTCCCTGAATATTTGCAAGTAGGAAGCACCTGAGAAAGCTATGAAGCCACAAGCAAATGTTgcctttcattaaaaaagaagaatggttTAAGGGAGAGAACCAAGAACCTAGCAGGTTTGTCCAAGAGTTATGGAGAGACATTTCAAGGCAAAAGTAGGACTATATCCTAATCAGGTATCCTTGATgtattattgtatattatttttatattatactgttgtataatactatatatagataaatataaatatattgcgatattatatagatacagatatatgtCTGTCTATTACCTATCAACCCTCTATCATCATGTATCATCtacagcacattttctttttccattcatctgtcagtgggcatttaggttgtttccacaccttggctgtggtgaataatgctgcagtaaacatgggtgTGTTAATATCTCTTTTGATTCTGATATCATTGTTTTGGATACATATTCaaaagtaggattgctggatcatatagtagctttatttttagttttttgagcaGTCTCCATCCTCTTTTTCCCAGCAGCgacaccattttgcattcccactaagaGTACACAAATGTTCCAATTcttccacatcctggccaacacttgtctttttttttttttttcttcttttaatctcTGTTCTAATATGTTTGGGATGatatcttgctgtggttttgatttgcatttccccaataaTTAGTATTATTGAACACCTTTTTGTGTCCCTATAAATTTGTaaatcttctttagaaaaatgtttattcaaaatttaactcattttttaattgtttttaggtgttttttttttttggtatggaaTTGTAAGAATTACTTaactattttggaaattaaccctttatcagatatatggtttgcaaatattttatgctattttataaGTTGTTTTGTCACCCTCCTAATGGTTTCCTTGATGTGcaggtttttagtttgatacaatcccatttgtctatttttgcttgaTCACCTGTACTTTTGTGTCAT is part of the Ailuropoda melanoleuca isolate Jingjing chromosome 16, ASM200744v2, whole genome shotgun sequence genome and harbors:
- the KLRD1 gene encoding natural killer cells antigen CD94 isoform X2, whose protein sequence is MATMGILLKNLYSKQSIQRTFSPDAITELQKGSSCCSCPEKWIGDQCNCYFFSGELKTWKESRDFCASQNSSLLQIQNGEKLHFAISSTYYYWIGLSYHKERSAWLWEDGSTVSQDLLPLVQGLRKEKCVMYSSARSVLDEPCEEKYRFICERKLI
- the KLRD1 gene encoding natural killer cells antigen CD94 isoform X1 produces the protein MKASQTTPWNLISGILGVTCLLLMATMGILLKNLYSKQSIQRTFSPDAITELQKGSSCCSCPEKWIGDQCNCYFFSGELKTWKESRDFCASQNSSLLQIQNGEKLHFAISSTYYYWIGLSYHKERSAWLWEDGSTVSQDLLPLVQGLRKEKCVMYSSARSVLDEPCEEKYRFICERKLI